Proteins encoded together in one Corallococcus soli window:
- a CDS encoding M3 family metallopeptidase, producing the protein MRNLFFAGAGVAALVSSGCATTSPEARPEVAAPAPPNEAAAPGAARPALPGKWSGPYGGVPPFAQVKVDNFKPAISAAMDAYRQELDAIASNPAAPDFENTLAALEDAGRTYANERTLYGIWGSSLSSPEFQAVEREMAPRFAAFDDEVFQNEGLFRRIEAVYQSPDKAKLTPEQQRLAWLHYTRFVRSGAKLDAAAKARMGAINQRLASLYTSFSQHVLGDEEGYTVVLESEADLAGLPDSVRAGAAAAAEARGQKGKWIITNTRSSMEPFLTYSSRRDLREKVWRNYVNRGDNGDARDNNAIIPEVLKLRAERARLLGYATHAHWRLENAMARKPERAMELMEAVWKPAVARVREEVADMQKVADKERAKLKIEPWDYRFYAEKVRKAKYDLDQNEVKPYLQLEKLREGMFWVAGELFGFAFTPVTDVPVYHPDVRVWEVKDQASGRHVGLWYFDPYARPGKRSGAWMNAYRNQERFKGEVTTLVSNNSNFVKGAPGEPVLISWEDASTLFHEFGHALHGLSSSVSYPSLSGTSVARDYVEFPSQLLEHWLSTPQVLNTFALHYQTGKPIPQALVARIEKAATFNQGFGTVEYLSSALVDMKLHLAGDVSIDADAFERDTLKALGMPREIVMRHRTPQFGHVFASDGYSAGYYSYLWSDTLTADAFEGFTEGKGAYDKAVAERLRKSVFSVGNTVDPAEGYRAFRGRDAGINALMRKRGFPVPAAAQTKSQP; encoded by the coding sequence ATGCGTAACCTCTTCTTCGCCGGTGCGGGCGTGGCCGCGCTCGTCTCCTCTGGCTGTGCGACGACGTCCCCGGAGGCCCGCCCCGAAGTCGCCGCGCCGGCCCCCCCGAACGAGGCCGCCGCGCCGGGTGCGGCCCGGCCTGCCCTGCCGGGGAAGTGGTCCGGCCCGTACGGGGGCGTGCCTCCCTTCGCCCAGGTGAAGGTGGACAACTTCAAGCCCGCAATCTCCGCGGCGATGGACGCGTACCGCCAGGAACTGGACGCCATCGCCAGCAACCCCGCCGCGCCCGACTTCGAGAACACGCTGGCCGCGCTGGAGGACGCGGGCCGGACGTACGCCAACGAGAGGACGCTCTACGGCATCTGGGGCTCGTCGCTGAGCAGCCCGGAGTTCCAGGCCGTGGAGCGGGAGATGGCGCCCCGCTTCGCCGCCTTCGATGACGAAGTCTTCCAGAACGAGGGCCTCTTCCGCCGCATCGAAGCCGTCTACCAGTCCCCCGACAAGGCGAAGCTGACGCCGGAGCAGCAGCGCCTGGCGTGGCTGCACTACACGCGCTTCGTGCGCTCCGGCGCGAAGCTGGACGCGGCGGCCAAGGCGCGGATGGGCGCCATCAACCAGCGTCTGGCGTCGCTCTACACGTCCTTCAGCCAGCATGTGCTCGGTGACGAGGAGGGCTACACCGTCGTCCTGGAGTCCGAGGCGGACCTGGCGGGCCTGCCGGACTCCGTGCGCGCGGGCGCAGCCGCCGCGGCCGAGGCGCGGGGGCAGAAGGGCAAGTGGATCATCACCAACACGCGCTCCTCCATGGAGCCGTTCCTGACCTACTCGTCGCGCCGCGACCTGCGCGAGAAGGTCTGGCGCAACTACGTCAACCGGGGCGACAACGGGGATGCGCGCGACAACAACGCCATCATCCCGGAGGTGCTCAAGCTGCGCGCCGAGCGCGCGAGGCTCCTGGGCTACGCCACGCACGCGCACTGGCGCCTGGAGAACGCCATGGCCCGGAAGCCCGAGCGCGCCATGGAGCTGATGGAGGCGGTGTGGAAGCCCGCCGTGGCCCGTGTCCGGGAGGAGGTGGCGGACATGCAGAAGGTGGCCGACAAGGAGCGCGCGAAGCTGAAGATCGAGCCCTGGGACTACCGCTTCTACGCGGAGAAGGTCCGCAAGGCGAAGTACGACCTGGACCAGAACGAGGTGAAGCCCTACCTCCAACTGGAGAAGCTGCGCGAGGGCATGTTCTGGGTGGCCGGTGAGCTGTTTGGCTTCGCCTTCACGCCGGTGACGGACGTGCCCGTCTACCACCCGGATGTCCGTGTCTGGGAGGTGAAGGACCAGGCCTCCGGCCGTCACGTGGGCCTGTGGTACTTCGACCCGTACGCGCGGCCGGGCAAGCGCTCCGGCGCGTGGATGAACGCGTACCGCAACCAGGAGCGGTTCAAGGGGGAGGTGACGACCCTCGTCTCCAACAACTCCAACTTCGTGAAGGGCGCGCCCGGCGAGCCGGTGCTCATCTCCTGGGAGGACGCGAGCACGCTGTTCCACGAGTTCGGCCACGCGCTGCACGGCCTCAGCTCGTCGGTGTCCTATCCGTCGCTGTCCGGCACCAGCGTCGCGCGCGACTACGTGGAGTTCCCCTCGCAGCTCCTGGAGCACTGGCTGTCCACGCCCCAGGTGCTCAACACCTTCGCGCTGCACTACCAGACGGGCAAGCCCATCCCCCAGGCGCTGGTGGCGCGCATCGAGAAGGCCGCGACGTTCAATCAGGGCTTCGGCACGGTGGAGTACCTGTCCTCCGCGCTGGTGGACATGAAGCTGCACCTGGCGGGCGACGTGAGCATCGACGCGGATGCCTTCGAGCGCGACACGCTCAAGGCGCTGGGCATGCCCAGGGAGATCGTGATGCGCCACCGCACGCCGCAGTTCGGCCACGTCTTCGCGAGCGATGGCTACTCGGCGGGCTACTACAGCTACCTGTGGTCCGACACGCTGACGGCGGACGCCTTCGAGGGCTTCACCGAGGGCAAGGGCGCATACGACAAGGCGGTGGCGGAGAGGCTGCGCAAGAGCGTCTTCTCCGTGGGCAACACGGTGGATCCGGCGGAGGGCTACCGCGCGTTCCGCGGCCGCGATGCCGGCATCAACGCGCTGATGCGCAAGCGCGGCTTCCCGGTGCCCGCCGCCGCGCAGACGAAGTCGCAGCCCTGA
- a CDS encoding transposase — MPKPKPPYLAEFRARIVELVKAGWTTSSLAEAFHVTDATVRNWVRQSELDEGTCRDGLTTDEKQELARLRREVKVLREERGIGALLRHRGGTPASPAGVGPSVQ, encoded by the coding sequence ATGCCGAAACCGAAGCCGCCATACCTAGCTGAGTTCCGAGCTCGAATCGTCGAACTGGTCAAGGCTGGGTGGACGACGAGCAGTCTGGCCGAAGCGTTCCACGTCACCGACGCGACGGTGCGTAACTGGGTACGTCAGAGCGAATTGGACGAGGGCACGTGCCGGGATGGGCTGACGACGGACGAGAAGCAGGAGCTGGCCCGCTTGCGGCGCGAGGTGAAGGTGTTGCGCGAGGAGCGTGGCATCGGTGCACTCCTTCGCCACCGTGGAGGAACTCCGGCAAGCCCTGCGGGAGTGGGCCCATCGGTACAATGA
- a CDS encoding PA14 domain-containing protein, whose translation MSGIWAGGGSAPIHGLMDDGVSFAASDRGGSFARSAPARASSTLTLGYDTAKSGGASTVVVNYDGWAINGGAGSLLVKLYDGATLLATGPAHALTTTPANFSDTFTHLDVVDARLLRTELVFENSAAAGSLVSSIIWLDITSRRGTGLQGQYFNSMDLTGVPVNRVDPTVDFNWGAAAPLSGVGADGFSARWTGKVSADRTETHTFYTTSDDGVRLTVNGTRIIDNWTHHGAVENSGTLALQAGESYDLVLEYYENTGNSEIKLSWSSPSTPKGVIPKENLFPGPVSTPPPVTVLTCPTGFTRELFRDDFDGNALDDSKWNIVQGNNSPSNGTFTKLTKMLRANVKVEGGRLKVSSKRHCADPYPNITPEHPAQCAGTNYYSGAWLKGNDTFAPGKGVMAFHAKMPAPMPGTFPALWARNSFGDARYGELDLVETWWDIPKGTANNPNKFSVTTHLGSSPMIHTSGNDVGPFANLVTAFHVWEVEWDATAVPAVARYYYRDSLGASRILVRAVNFQTAGFNGKVTDAAFRTALADGWRPYIDFAVQPDDTWHVGPDTAVTYDPDDLEVDSVIICAP comes from the coding sequence ATGAGTGGCATCTGGGCGGGTGGCGGAAGCGCGCCAATCCACGGCCTGATGGATGACGGGGTCTCCTTCGCGGCGAGCGATCGTGGCGGTTCGTTCGCGCGCAGCGCCCCCGCGCGGGCGTCATCGACCCTGACGTTGGGTTATGACACCGCGAAGTCCGGCGGCGCCTCGACGGTCGTCGTGAACTACGACGGGTGGGCAATCAATGGCGGTGCCGGCTCGCTCCTCGTGAAGCTCTACGACGGCGCGACCTTGCTCGCCACCGGTCCTGCCCACGCGCTCACCACCACCCCCGCGAACTTCAGCGATACCTTCACCCACCTGGACGTCGTGGACGCCCGGCTGCTCCGCACCGAGCTCGTCTTCGAGAACAGCGCGGCAGCCGGCTCGCTGGTGTCGTCCATCATCTGGCTGGACATCACCAGTCGCCGCGGCACCGGGCTCCAGGGGCAGTACTTCAACAGCATGGACCTCACCGGCGTCCCGGTGAACCGCGTCGACCCCACCGTTGACTTCAATTGGGGAGCGGCTGCGCCCCTCTCCGGCGTCGGCGCCGATGGCTTCAGCGCGCGCTGGACGGGCAAGGTCAGCGCCGACCGCACGGAAACCCATACCTTCTATACGACCAGCGACGATGGCGTTCGCCTGACCGTGAACGGCACGCGCATCATCGACAACTGGACCCACCACGGCGCAGTCGAGAACTCCGGGACCCTCGCCCTCCAGGCCGGCGAGTCCTACGACCTCGTGCTCGAGTACTACGAGAACACGGGCAACTCCGAGATCAAGCTCTCGTGGTCATCGCCCTCGACGCCGAAGGGCGTCATCCCCAAGGAGAACCTCTTCCCGGGGCCCGTGAGCACACCGCCTCCTGTCACGGTGCTGACCTGTCCCACGGGCTTCACCCGCGAGCTCTTCCGGGATGACTTCGACGGCAATGCGCTCGACGACTCGAAGTGGAACATCGTCCAAGGCAACAACAGCCCCAGCAACGGCACGTTCACGAAGCTCACCAAGATGCTCCGCGCCAACGTGAAGGTGGAGGGCGGCAGGTTGAAGGTCTCCTCCAAGCGTCACTGCGCGGACCCGTATCCCAACATCACGCCGGAGCACCCTGCCCAGTGCGCGGGGACGAACTACTACTCGGGCGCGTGGCTGAAGGGAAATGACACCTTCGCTCCGGGCAAGGGCGTGATGGCCTTCCACGCCAAGATGCCGGCGCCCATGCCGGGCACGTTCCCTGCCCTCTGGGCCCGCAACAGCTTCGGCGATGCGCGCTATGGCGAGCTCGATCTCGTCGAGACCTGGTGGGACATCCCCAAGGGCACGGCCAACAATCCCAACAAGTTCTCGGTCACCACGCACCTTGGCTCAAGCCCGATGATCCACACCTCGGGCAACGATGTGGGCCCCTTCGCCAATCTGGTGACCGCATTCCACGTCTGGGAAGTCGAGTGGGACGCCACAGCGGTTCCGGCGGTCGCCAGGTACTACTACCGGGACAGCCTGGGCGCCTCGCGCATCCTCGTGCGGGCCGTGAACTTCCAGACCGCCGGCTTCAACGGGAAGGTGACCGACGCGGCGTTCCGCACGGCGCTCGCCGACGGATGGCGTCCCTACATCGACTTCGCCGTGCAGCCGGACGACACCTGGCACGTCGGGCCGGACACCGCGGTGACCTATGACCCGGATGACCTGGAAGTCGATTCGGTCATCATCTGCGCCCCCTGA